The Thermococcus eurythermalis genomic sequence CTTCTGGGAATAGTGGTTGGAATTCTCCTGATAGCCACGAACTCGATTACACTATACATGACCGCGAAGGCCGTGGGGGCTGAGGGGGACTACCCCAAATTCCTTGAGGCTATACTTTACTCCAACTTCCTCGGCGGAGTCCTCGGAACCCCCGGAGGGATAGGGGCGAACGAGCTCGGGATTACCATAGCAATCGGGGACAGCCCGGCGGCCATCGTCACGGCGTTTCTCTACAAGTTCATAACCCAGTACGCCTACGCGATAGCCGGGGCCCTCGCCTTCTACCACCTAACCGCTGGAGGTGAAAGCTAATTAAGCCCTTATGCCAACATACTTTATGGTCACATTCACATCACCCGGTGGAGGACATGGGGAAGGACGCAATCCTCAACGAGATTGACAGGCGGATACGCCGCCTCCAGGCCGAGATAGAGATAGCGGAAGAGGGTCTGAAGAGGTTAGAGGAGCTCGGCGCAAGGGCAAAGGGCCCGAAGGTAAGGGACTACTCACCCTACTACCTCGCAGGAATGCTCCTGTGGTTCGTCATCGGCTTCGTTGCCCTGGCGATAATCTCAAAGAGGGCACCCTCCGGGGTAAAGATACCTACAGGCCTCTACGCGCTGATAATCATAGCGTTCGGCGTGCCCCTCGCCTACTATGTCCTGACGAAAGGCCAGGAGGAAGAGCCCGGCAAAGACCTGGCGGAGAGGGGGAGAATGGCAAGGCTGGCCCTCAAGACCTTCTACGAACCCCTAAGGGAGGCCGTGGCAGACGGCGACAAAAGGGCCATCGAGGCCATCGCCGAGGAACTCCTGGAAAACCCTGCACTCGCCGGTGCTATCGAGAGGCTCGGCGAGGGAGACCCGAAGCTCATAGCGTACTCCCTGCTCCTCTACGCGAGGTTTGATGAGGGGCTCGAAAGCGAGGTCTCCGAAACACTGGAGAGGGTGCACAACAAACCCGTGAGGGCCATGCTGGAGTCCCTGCTCGAAGAGGGGAAAGGTTATAATAATGGAATGGCGCTCATTGGAGGGGAAGTCCATGAGGTTTGAGGTCTTAACAAAGGAGGACATGAACGCCCTCTCGCGCGAACTGAGCAGGGCGGGAATAATGAACAGACCAAAAGAAGAGACCACCGCGGAAATCGAGCACTATTTTGTCGTTAGGGGCACATACGCTGAACTCGTCAGCGTGGCTTCAGAAGTCCCGGCAATAGGGGAGAAGATTGAAGCCGTCAAGCTGGCCTACGACGAGCTTATTGGGGACTGGGAGCCCGGAGAAGTCCGAGAGCTGAACACTCTCTTTGAGGAGCCCGATTTGGCAAAGCTCTCAGTTATAAGTGCCCTGGTTGAAGCCGGGGCCGTTGAGGAAACCGACGACGGGTTCTTGCTGAAGGAGAAGGTGCCTCTCGATGCACTGAATATTGAACTGCGCTTCCCGGCGGAGGAGATAGGCGACGAGGTCGAGGAGCTTGAAAAAGGGCTCAACGCCACCCTCGTAACGGAGTACACGCTCGAAAAGCGCTACTACGTCGAAGTCCTTGAGGTCGAGAGGGAGCTCATAGAGGCCGCCCTCGATATCGCGGAGGACTACGCCACGGAGGAGAGCTACGTTGATGCTATGTTCGACGGAATAGCCCGCTCGGTGCTGGCAGGAAGGATTCTGGAGCTGGCGGAAAAGTACAAACGAAAGAACGAGCTCATAGAGGCCGTGATGGAGCTTGAGCCGATAACCATCGAGGGCAAGAACGAAAGGGTGAACATATACTACGACGAGGACGCTATAGAGGACTTCCTGAAGGTTCTCCAGACGCTCGGCTACCTCAAGGTCAAGGGCAACCGGATATGGGTTTAGCAAAGTTTAAAAGCCAGAGCTGGAACTCCGCTTGGGGGTGGAGGAGATGGCGGTGTTGAAGGCCATCAAGATTAAGGACAGGGACGGAGAAATACTCTTCCGCTGTCCGAGGTGCGGAATGGTCTTCAAGGATGCAAAGGCCTTCACGAGGCACGTGAACAGGGCACACGGCCATCTCTTCCGCAAGTGATTTCTCTTCCCTTTTCTTGCGGGATGAAGAAACAGCCAGGACCCTGAAAAATGGTGATGAGCGGAGGGCTTAGCCGACCGCTACTCGCGCATTATGATTTCCTTCGTGAGCCTCACAATGAACGTCTTGCCAATCTTCTCCCTCTCGACGAGCTGTTTCTTCTCCAGCTCCTGGATTATCCTGCTTATCGTCGGCCTCGAGTAGCCAGTAAGCTCCGGTAAGTCCTCCTGCTTCACGCTTCCGCCCTGGTCGAGGATTGCCTTGACAACTATGCGCTCTTTCTCCGTTAAGACCTCAATGGGGACTTTGTTGGCTGACCACTTCTTCTTGGCGTAGTAGAGAGAGGCGGGAATCGCCACGGCCAGGGTCAGAGCTACCGCACCAACAACAACTGCCCAGTTTGTCTTGGCAGGAGGAGTGGTTGAGGAAACCGTTATCTTAATGTGTTCCTTGACCCAGTACGTTTCATAGCCGAGGTTTTGGAGTTCAAGCTCGATGTTCTTGTTCATACCAGCACCTATGAGGACAATCAAATCCGGATTAAGCTTTTTGAGGGCATCGACAACGGAGGGGGATAGGTTTTCAGGGTTCGTAAGGAGTAGGGGATCTTTGTAGTTCATAGACCACCTCGCGGCCGCCAGGGCCGAGCCGTAATCGCTGGCGCTGGCGAGTAACACTGTGTTAGCACCCTCAGGATAGAACTCCTCTGCGAGCTTGACCGATGTATCTACCCTCGTTGCACCGCCTATCCTTGTGACTTGAAACCCGATACTGATTAGCTGCTCCTGAACCTTCTGGCTAATCGCCTGGTAATCCCCTATGACGAGCACTTTGTACCAGCCGAACTGGTAGTAGCTCTGGAGCTGGGCAATAGTCGCGGCGTCAAGCTCGTTAGGATCAACGGGAAGGATTGGTACCCCCAGAAGGGTTGAATAGGGGAGCGCGATTATGTAATCAATCAGGTTGTCATTTCTCACGATTATCAGGTCGTAAGGCGGACTTTCTCCGGAAGTCTGGGCAAAGACAGGCTGAACCTGAGGTGTCAGGAGCACTAGAGCCACTGCAAGGATAAAAAACCCTGCCCTTCTGTCCATTTCACCACCGGGAAGAAGATAAAAGGAGGCTCTTAAAAGGTTTTTCAAAGCTCAAGCTCCTCGCCCGGCTGGAGGACAACGACCTCCGCCCTGTCCCCAACGAGCTTCTTAAACTCCTCAGGGTCGGTCGCAATCGGGGGCCAGGTGTTGTAGTGCATCGGGACGACCTTCTTCGGTTTAAGGAGCTCGACGGCCTTGGCAGCCTCCTTAACGCCCATTGTGAAGTGGCCCCCTATCGGGAGCAGGGCAACGTCAATTGGGCCGTAGAGCTCGGCGAAGAGGCCCATGTCGAGGAACACGAACGTGTCTCCGGCGTGGTATATTGTCTTTCCGTCGAGCTTAACGATGTAGCCGCAGGGGTTTCCAATGCTGTACTTCCCGTCGCTGCTGGAGTGCCAGGCCGGAACCTGGACGATGCCGACTCCGTCAACCTCAGTCGGGCCGTAGTTCATGCCGACGACTTCAACACCGGGCGCCTTTTCGCTTATGTAGTTAGCTATGTCGTACATCGCAACTATCTTCGCGCCGGTCCTCTTGGCGATTTCAATCGCATCTCCTATGTGGTCACCGTGAGCGTGGGTTACGAGTATGAGATCTGCTTCAAGCTCCTCCGGCTTGGCCGCCGCCTTCGGGTTTCCGGTCAGGAACGGGTCTATCAGGATTTTCTTGCTTCCCTCAATCAGAAAGGCAGCATGTCCGAGGAACTTCACCTTCACCATTGGCCATCACCTCCGAAGATAAAATAACCAGAGCTTACTTAAACCTTTCGGGGGTGTCCAAGAGAGCGTGTTTCTGCTGAACTTATAAGTACGTCATGCCATATATATACATTATTGTACAAAAATAGTTAAGCTTATAAACATGAACATTATTTAACATATTTTGGTGATAATCGTGGAGGGCCAGACTCAAATACTGACTGTCCTGGTTCTGTACCTTTCGTTTTTGATAGGGCTTGGAGTTTACCAGGGGAGGAAGGCGAAGAGCGGCAAGGACTTCGCCATCGCGGGCAGACAGCTTCCTGGCTGGGTGGCGGCCCTCTCAGAGCGTGCCACCGGCGAGTCAGCGTGGGCTCTTCTGGGTCTTCCAGGCTTTGCCTATGCCGCGGGCCTCTCGGCGATTTGGGTCGCGGTTGGGTGTGTGGCAGGTATCATCGTTGCCTGGGTGGTCTTTGCAGGAAAACTCAGGAGAGAGGCCGAGAAGTACGACGCGACGACCTTCATTGACTACATTGCCAAGCGCCACTCCGATGCGGGGAAGTGGATAAGAATTCTCGGCAGTATTACGGTGGTGTTCTTCTTTTTCTTCTACGTGGGTGCCCAGTTCCTCGGCGGAGGAAAGACCCTGAACGCACTCTTTGGCATAGACCCAAAGGTCGGAATGCTGATAACTGCGGCGATAATCCTGCCCTACACTGTTCTTGGGGGCCTTAAGAGCGTCGCCTACACCGACACGGTTCAGGCGATAGTCATGATACTCACCCTGACGATAGCGCCGATCGTCGGTCTCATCTACATAGCCAACAACCCGGACGTCTTTGCCCACTCGGTATCCAGCGCCCTAAAGATGGCGGGGCCGGAGTACTCAACGATTCTCGGCGGTCTTGCAGGCAGTGCGGCGATCGTCTTTGTCATAGCCGAGTTCTCCTGGTTCTTTGGGTATCTCGGCGGAATGCCCCAGCTCAGCATTAGGTTCATGGCCATCAAGGACGAAGAGAACGCCAAACTCGCTAGGAACGTCGGAGTCACCTGGACCATACTCGCCTACATCGGCGCCCTTCTAATCGGGTGGATTGGAATAGCAATCTTCGGCCCCACCGGCCTTGCAGACCAGGAATCTGTCATGCCAGAAGTCATGCTGAGGCTGTTCCCGCCCTTCCTCGCGGCGGTGTTCATAACCGGCGCCATAGCGGCCATGCTCTCGACCGCGGATTCACTGCTTATACTCTCCGCCACCGAGCTTTCCGAGAACTTGCTCAAGCCCTTCGTTTACAAGGAGGGCTTTGACCCGAAGAGGGGCCTCATGCTCTCAAGAATTACCACGATTGTCCTGGGCATTATAGCACTGATTACCGCGTACCTGGTGCCGTCGAACCTTATCTACACCATTGTGGGCTACACATGGGCGGGTATAGGTGACACTTTCTCCGTGATAGTCATACTGACGCTGTTCTGGAAGAGATTCCACGGGAGGGCCGTCCCGCCGACTATCGTCGCTGGTCTGCTGTTCACAATCTTCTGGATAAGCTCGGGACTTGAAGAGGTTGTCTCAGCGAGGCTGATGACGTTCATAGTGACCGCTGTGGTCGCAGTGATAGCGACTTACGCCCTGAAGCCCAAAGAAACCGTCTCCACCGCCTGAGTTTTATTTTTTATCCATTAATGCTCTCTTTGGCCCATTGAGGCCCTGTTTTTTCACTTTAGTGCCCATATTCATCACGCTGTCCTTTTTGGGAAAGCTTATATACGATTCACCGGAGATTTTAACGGTGAGACCATGAACCTGGACTACTTCTTCAAACCGAAGGCTATAGCCGTCATTGGAGCATCCAACGACCCCATGAAGCTCGGCTATGAAGTCTTTAAGAACCTCAAGAAGTACAA encodes the following:
- a CDS encoding C2H2-type zinc finger protein, whose translation is MAVLKAIKIKDRDGEILFRCPRCGMVFKDAKAFTRHVNRAHGHLFRK
- a CDS encoding sodium/proline symporter — encoded protein: MIIVEGQTQILTVLVLYLSFLIGLGVYQGRKAKSGKDFAIAGRQLPGWVAALSERATGESAWALLGLPGFAYAAGLSAIWVAVGCVAGIIVAWVVFAGKLRREAEKYDATTFIDYIAKRHSDAGKWIRILGSITVVFFFFFYVGAQFLGGGKTLNALFGIDPKVGMLITAAIILPYTVLGGLKSVAYTDTVQAIVMILTLTIAPIVGLIYIANNPDVFAHSVSSALKMAGPEYSTILGGLAGSAAIVFVIAEFSWFFGYLGGMPQLSIRFMAIKDEENAKLARNVGVTWTILAYIGALLIGWIGIAIFGPTGLADQESVMPEVMLRLFPPFLAAVFITGAIAAMLSTADSLLILSATELSENLLKPFVYKEGFDPKRGLMLSRITTIVLGIIALITAYLVPSNLIYTIVGYTWAGIGDTFSVIVILTLFWKRFHGRAVPPTIVAGLLFTIFWISSGLEEVVSARLMTFIVTAVVAVIATYALKPKETVSTA
- a CDS encoding metal-dependent hydrolase codes for the protein MVKVKFLGHAAFLIEGSKKILIDPFLTGNPKAAAKPEELEADLILVTHAHGDHIGDAIEIAKRTGAKIVAMYDIANYISEKAPGVEVVGMNYGPTEVDGVGIVQVPAWHSSSDGKYSIGNPCGYIVKLDGKTIYHAGDTFVFLDMGLFAELYGPIDVALLPIGGHFTMGVKEAAKAVELLKPKKVVPMHYNTWPPIATDPEEFKKLVGDRAEVVVLQPGEELEL
- a CDS encoding cell wall-binding repeat-containing protein, which translates into the protein MDRRAGFFILAVALVLLTPQVQPVFAQTSGESPPYDLIIVRNDNLIDYIIALPYSTLLGVPILPVDPNELDAATIAQLQSYYQFGWYKVLVIGDYQAISQKVQEQLISIGFQVTRIGGATRVDTSVKLAEEFYPEGANTVLLASASDYGSALAAARWSMNYKDPLLLTNPENLSPSVVDALKKLNPDLIVLIGAGMNKNIELELQNLGYETYWVKEHIKITVSSTTPPAKTNWAVVVGAVALTLAVAIPASLYYAKKKWSANKVPIEVLTEKERIVVKAILDQGGSVKQEDLPELTGYSRPTISRIIQELEKKQLVEREKIGKTFIVRLTKEIIMRE